A single Xiphias gladius isolate SHS-SW01 ecotype Sanya breed wild chromosome 22, ASM1685928v1, whole genome shotgun sequence DNA region contains:
- the sri gene encoding sorcin isoform X2 codes for MAYPGYGAGPGGFPGGPGADPLYGYFSAVAGQDGQISADELQRCLTQSGISGSYQPFSLETCRLMINMLDRDMSCSMGFNEFKELWQALNGWKNTFASFDRDHSGTVEGHELQQAIATLGYNLSPQAMNCIMKRYSINGRIPFDDFVSCCVRLRALTDQFRRRDTTRTGNASFQYDDFIQVTMSI; via the exons atggcctATCCAGGGTACGGCGCTGGCCCCGGCGGTTTCCCAGGAGGACCAGGAGCG gaTCCCCTCTATGGATATTTTTCAGCCGTAGCAGGACAG GATGGGCAGATCTCAGCAGACGAGCTGCAGCGCTGCCTCACACAGTCCGGCATCTCTGGATCATACCAAC CCTTCAGCCTGGAGACCTGCAGACTGATGATCAACATGCTGGAT AGGGACATGTCCTGCTCCATGGGCTTTAACGAATTCAAGGAGCTGTGGCAGGCTCTGAACGGATGGAAGAATACCTTCGCATCTTTCGACCGGGACCACAGTGGAACGGTGGAGGGCCATGAGCTGCAGCAGGCCATTGCCACCCTGG GTTACAATCTGAGCCCTCAGGCCATGAACTGCATCATGAAGCGCTACAGCATAAACGGCAGGATCCCCTTCGATGATTTTGTGAGCTGTTGCGTAAGACTCCGCGCCCTGACTG atcaGTTCCGAAGGAGAGACACGACCCGTACTGGCAATGCCTCATTTCAGTATGATGAT ttcATCCAGGTCACCATGAGCATATGA
- the sri gene encoding sorcin isoform X1, with protein sequence MAYPGYGAGPGGFPGGPGAQDPLYGYFSAVAGQDGQISADELQRCLTQSGISGSYQPFSLETCRLMINMLDRDMSCSMGFNEFKELWQALNGWKNTFASFDRDHSGTVEGHELQQAIATLGYNLSPQAMNCIMKRYSINGRIPFDDFVSCCVRLRALTDQFRRRDTTRTGNASFQYDDFIQVTMSI encoded by the exons atggcctATCCAGGGTACGGCGCTGGCCCCGGCGGTTTCCCAGGAGGACCAGGAGCG caggaTCCCCTCTATGGATATTTTTCAGCCGTAGCAGGACAG GATGGGCAGATCTCAGCAGACGAGCTGCAGCGCTGCCTCACACAGTCCGGCATCTCTGGATCATACCAAC CCTTCAGCCTGGAGACCTGCAGACTGATGATCAACATGCTGGAT AGGGACATGTCCTGCTCCATGGGCTTTAACGAATTCAAGGAGCTGTGGCAGGCTCTGAACGGATGGAAGAATACCTTCGCATCTTTCGACCGGGACCACAGTGGAACGGTGGAGGGCCATGAGCTGCAGCAGGCCATTGCCACCCTGG GTTACAATCTGAGCCCTCAGGCCATGAACTGCATCATGAAGCGCTACAGCATAAACGGCAGGATCCCCTTCGATGATTTTGTGAGCTGTTGCGTAAGACTCCGCGCCCTGACTG atcaGTTCCGAAGGAGAGACACGACCCGTACTGGCAATGCCTCATTTCAGTATGATGAT ttcATCCAGGTCACCATGAGCATATGA